From a single Chitinophaga sp. Cy-1792 genomic region:
- a CDS encoding DUF4835 family protein has product MLKRLSVLLLQVFLLCLPLMKAQAQEMRANITVVANQITGVDKKVFTTLQAALKEFVNNRRWADGAYTPAERIECNFMLNLTGEVSPGVYRGTLTVQATRPVYNSSYVTSILNLQDNNVVFRYTEFQPLDFSDTRVVANDPLASNLTAIMAYYTYVILGLDADSFSPRGGDAFFKRASNIVNNAPDGKDVSGWKAFEGQRNRYWLTDNLLNVKFSNFHDVMYQYHRMGLDVMYDDVTAGRGVVMNCINLLFAIYQDIPNSMLMQTFYSAKADEIMKIFSKAMPPEKARAAEMLAKMDIPNAGRYQAMK; this is encoded by the coding sequence ATGCTTAAACGCTTATCTGTCCTGCTATTGCAGGTTTTTCTGCTCTGCCTCCCCCTCATGAAGGCACAGGCGCAGGAAATGCGCGCCAACATTACCGTTGTGGCCAACCAGATTACCGGGGTAGACAAAAAAGTTTTTACAACACTACAGGCGGCGCTGAAAGAATTCGTCAACAACCGCCGCTGGGCGGATGGTGCCTATACACCTGCAGAACGCATCGAATGTAATTTCATGCTCAACCTGACAGGGGAAGTGAGTCCGGGGGTATACCGCGGCACCCTTACTGTGCAGGCTACCCGCCCGGTTTATAACAGCAGCTATGTTACCAGTATCCTCAACTTACAGGATAACAACGTTGTATTCAGGTATACAGAGTTTCAGCCTCTGGATTTCAGCGATACCCGCGTGGTAGCCAATGATCCGCTGGCATCGAACCTCACTGCGATCATGGCTTATTATACTTATGTAATATTGGGATTGGATGCAGACTCCTTTTCTCCTCGTGGCGGCGATGCATTCTTTAAAAGGGCTTCCAATATCGTTAATAACGCCCCTGACGGAAAAGATGTATCCGGATGGAAGGCATTCGAAGGCCAGCGGAACCGCTACTGGCTTACAGATAACCTCCTGAACGTAAAATTCAGCAACTTCCATGATGTGATGTACCAATATCACCGCATGGGGCTGGACGTGATGTACGACGACGTTACCGCAGGCCGTGGCGTAGTGATGAACTGCATTAACCTGCTCTTTGCCATTTACCAGGATATCCCTAATTCCATGCTCATGCAAACCTTCTATTCTGCCAAAGCAGATGAAATTATGAAGATATTCTCCAAAGCCATGCCACCAGAGAAAGCCAGAGCCGCAGAAATGCTCGCAAAAATGGATATCCCTAATGCAGGAAGGTACCAGGCAATGAAGTAA
- a CDS encoding DNA-directed RNA polymerase subunit omega, translated as MSKIKRSLTSSLNPWVETKNTTDIKNRTGNLYESIAVIAKRANQINISVKEELHSKLEEFASHTDNLEEVHENKEQIEISRFYERMANPAIQATQEFLDNKIYFRKNDDDLFS; from the coding sequence ATGAGCAAAATAAAGCGAAGTCTAACCAGTAGCCTTAATCCTTGGGTAGAAACTAAAAATACTACCGATATTAAGAACAGAACTGGTAATTTATATGAGTCTATTGCCGTGATAGCCAAACGCGCCAATCAGATCAATATTTCCGTGAAAGAGGAGCTCCATTCCAAACTGGAAGAGTTTGCAAGTCATACCGACAACCTCGAGGAAGTACACGAAAACAAAGAACAAATCGAAATTTCCCGTTTCTACGAAAGAATGGCAAATCCTGCTATTCAGGCAACGCAGGAATTCCTCGATAATAAAATTTATTTCCGCAAGAACGACGATGATCTGTTCTCCTAA
- a CDS encoding outer membrane protein assembly factor BamD: MQKFLLYISVLTIAVVSFSSCNNELRRIEKSNNFEKKLAYADKMYQKKKYNTAATLYADLMQVYKGTDKFEGLYYNMSYCSYYVKDYVQAAFNFKNYLDLFPNSPRAVEVDYMQAYCYYKQSPKVSLDQTNTMKAIAAMQTFINNYPTSPKVAEANLVIELCRRKLELKEFNAAELYYNLGYFKAAGIAFKGLMRNYPDSDKSDGYKIMAIRAYYQYAKNSVPDRQKERYETVLTEYLDFADHYPNSKLKPEAEKFYTLAQSNIKTLENEQNKAKSNQ; encoded by the coding sequence ATGCAGAAATTTTTATTGTACATTAGTGTCCTTACAATTGCTGTCGTATCATTCTCCTCCTGTAACAATGAGTTACGAAGGATAGAAAAAAGCAATAACTTTGAAAAGAAGCTGGCCTACGCCGATAAAATGTACCAGAAAAAAAAGTACAATACCGCGGCTACTCTATATGCTGACCTCATGCAGGTCTATAAAGGCACCGATAAATTCGAAGGACTCTACTACAATATGTCTTACTGCTCCTATTACGTGAAAGACTACGTTCAGGCAGCTTTTAACTTTAAAAACTACCTCGACCTCTTCCCGAATAGCCCCAGAGCTGTAGAAGTAGACTATATGCAGGCATACTGCTATTATAAACAGTCGCCCAAGGTGTCACTCGACCAGACAAACACCATGAAGGCCATAGCCGCCATGCAGACTTTTATCAATAACTACCCTACTTCTCCTAAAGTAGCTGAAGCTAACCTGGTTATTGAGCTCTGCCGCAGAAAACTCGAACTGAAAGAATTTAACGCAGCCGAACTCTATTATAACCTCGGTTACTTTAAAGCCGCCGGGATCGCCTTCAAAGGACTGATGCGCAACTACCCGGACTCCGATAAAAGCGATGGTTACAAAATAATGGCCATCAGAGCTTATTATCAATATGCCAAAAATAGCGTACCAGACAGGCAGAAAGAACGCTATGAGACTGTGCTCACCGAATATCTTGACTTCGCTGACCACTATCCAAATAGTAAACTGAAGCCTGAAGCCGAAAAATTTTATACCTTAGCGCAATCAAACATTAAAACTCTGGAAAATGAGCAAAATAAAGCGAAGTCTAACCAGTAG
- a CDS encoding DUF4296 domain-containing protein, producing the protein MKKLSIAAIMISAAACGDADRTPKGILGPDEMKDILVDLNIAEAYGNNMPYTNAASFDSLRQEKIKIYSKQVLDLHHVSVKEFYTSYTWYEDHPDRLKAVMQQVQEDITKKKNKAPEMGDQSAPLKFRLRIIFPYAEKHLLVSDGTDTIKPFIRHQSK; encoded by the coding sequence TTGAAGAAACTCAGTATAGCCGCCATTATGATCTCCGCCGCCGCCTGTGGTGATGCAGACCGCACACCAAAAGGTATTCTCGGCCCCGATGAAATGAAGGACATACTGGTGGACCTGAACATAGCAGAAGCCTACGGCAATAATATGCCGTATACCAATGCAGCGTCGTTTGATTCGTTAAGACAAGAAAAAATTAAGATCTATTCCAAACAGGTATTGGACCTGCACCATGTTAGTGTGAAGGAATTTTATACCAGCTATACCTGGTACGAAGATCATCCCGATCGCTTGAAAGCAGTGATGCAGCAGGTACAGGAAGATATTACAAAGAAGAAAAATAAAGCCCCTGAAATGGGAGACCAGAGCGCACCGTTGAAATTCAGGCTGCGTATCATCTTCCCATATGCAGAAAAACATCTGCTGGTATCCGACGGAACCGATACCATCAAGCCATTTATCAGACATCAGTCGAAATAA
- the coaBC gene encoding bifunctional phosphopantothenoylcysteine decarboxylase/phosphopantothenate--cysteine ligase CoaBC: protein MAADIFLPPFFAYMSMDNTKILQGKKILLGVTGSIAAYKAATIVRLLVKEGATVKVVMTPAAAEFITPLTLATLSKHEVPLNISDHNSWNNHVELGRWADVMLIAPASANTISKMAHGGCDNLVLAVYLSATCPVLFAPAMDEDMWRHPATRNNVEKLISYGNIQIPVAVGELASGLFGEGRMAEPEEIIAFLRHHFSTKGAPKPLSGKLAVVTAGPTIEHIDPVRYISNHSSGKMGIAVAEALADAGAQVKLVLGPTNLSTNHPGIETIKIQSAEEMFRAVIAAYPLSDIVVAAAAVADYRPVNAADKKIKKGEEHLNIPLEKTHDILRTLGNNKGPQQMLVGFSLETNNEKEYALKKLREKHLDLIVMNSLADAGAGFNYDTNKVTLFDRKGRERSFPLKSKQEVARDIVSAIIELQHA from the coding sequence ATGGCGGCAGATATATTTCTGCCGCCTTTTTTTGCTTATATGTCAATGGACAATACAAAAATCCTCCAGGGAAAGAAAATCCTGCTCGGCGTGACCGGCAGCATTGCCGCCTATAAAGCCGCCACCATCGTGCGTCTTCTCGTTAAAGAAGGCGCTACTGTAAAGGTTGTCATGACGCCCGCAGCCGCGGAATTCATCACCCCGCTGACCCTGGCCACGCTATCCAAACATGAAGTACCGCTGAATATCAGTGACCATAACAGCTGGAATAACCACGTGGAATTAGGCCGCTGGGCGGATGTGATGCTCATCGCTCCCGCCTCCGCCAATACCATTTCCAAAATGGCCCACGGTGGCTGCGATAATCTCGTGCTGGCAGTTTATCTCTCCGCTACCTGCCCCGTTCTCTTCGCACCAGCCATGGACGAAGATATGTGGCGTCATCCTGCTACCAGGAATAATGTGGAAAAACTGATTTCCTATGGTAATATCCAGATCCCGGTAGCCGTCGGAGAACTGGCAAGCGGACTCTTCGGTGAAGGCCGCATGGCTGAACCGGAAGAAATCATTGCCTTCCTGCGCCACCATTTCAGTACCAAGGGCGCTCCAAAACCGCTCAGTGGTAAACTGGCCGTGGTGACTGCCGGCCCTACGATCGAACACATTGATCCTGTGCGTTATATCAGCAATCACTCCAGTGGTAAAATGGGCATCGCAGTGGCGGAAGCCCTCGCCGACGCCGGCGCCCAGGTGAAGCTCGTACTTGGTCCTACCAACCTCAGTACCAACCACCCAGGTATCGAAACGATCAAGATACAGTCTGCCGAAGAAATGTTCCGCGCTGTGATCGCTGCATACCCGCTTTCTGATATCGTTGTAGCCGCCGCCGCCGTGGCCGACTATCGCCCGGTCAACGCCGCTGACAAGAAAATCAAAAAAGGGGAAGAACATCTTAACATCCCCCTGGAAAAAACACATGATATTCTCCGTACCCTGGGAAATAACAAAGGTCCTCAGCAAATGCTGGTAGGATTCTCCCTGGAAACAAATAACGAAAAAGAATACGCCCTCAAGAAACTGAGAGAAAAACACCTGGACCTCATCGTCATGAACTCCCTGGCAGATGCCGGTGCAGGCTTTAACTATGATACCAACAAGGTGACCCTGTTTGACAGAAAAGGCCGTGAACGCAGCTTCCCGCTGAAATCCAAACAAGAGGTTGCCCGTGATATTGTTTCTGCCATAATTGAATTACAACATGCTTAA